Proteins from a genomic interval of Amycolatopsis sp. cg13:
- a CDS encoding 1-phosphofructokinase family hexose kinase — protein MIVAVTPNPAIDVTYRVGTHTPGDTNRVLEVQRRPGGKGVNVARVLAAMDVPVRAVLPLGGDAGRWLGSALDIPFDTVPISGENRTTVTVTGDGHPTVYTEPGPEVSEVEWTAFGRHLAECLADARVLVVSGSLPRGSSPDLVAEWVRIARKAGARTLVDASGPVLLAAARAGAVVKPNRAELLDATSAADEASGAGTLLRLGAELVVVSRGAEGIAAYTPGGVFTVPAIPDVHGNPTGAGDAATAGLASALAAGRPLIEALRTAAALGAAAVLRPVAGEVDLPAYHRFLNGASA, from the coding sequence ATGATCGTCGCCGTGACGCCGAACCCGGCCATCGACGTCACCTACCGGGTCGGCACCCACACGCCCGGGGACACCAACCGGGTGCTGGAGGTGCAGCGACGACCAGGCGGCAAAGGCGTCAACGTCGCCCGCGTACTCGCCGCGATGGACGTCCCGGTCCGGGCAGTACTCCCTCTGGGCGGCGATGCGGGCCGATGGCTCGGTTCTGCCTTGGACATTCCGTTCGACACCGTCCCGATTTCCGGCGAGAACCGCACCACCGTGACGGTGACCGGGGACGGGCATCCCACTGTCTACACGGAACCCGGCCCGGAAGTGTCCGAAGTGGAATGGACGGCTTTCGGCAGGCACCTGGCCGAGTGTCTGGCTGATGCCAGAGTCCTGGTGGTTTCCGGCTCTCTGCCGCGCGGTTCTTCACCGGATCTGGTCGCCGAGTGGGTCCGCATCGCCCGAAAAGCCGGAGCGCGGACGCTGGTCGATGCATCGGGGCCGGTTCTTCTGGCCGCTGCGCGGGCTGGTGCTGTCGTGAAGCCGAACCGGGCTGAGCTGCTCGACGCGACGTCTGCTGCCGACGAAGCTTCCGGCGCGGGAACGCTTCTCCGCCTTGGCGCCGAGTTGGTCGTGGTCTCGCGCGGGGCCGAAGGAATAGCCGCCTACACCCCGGGAGGAGTCTTCACCGTCCCTGCCATCCCCGACGTGCACGGCAACCCGACCGGTGCCGGGGATGCCGCAACCGCCGGACTGGCCTCAGCCCTCGCCGCCGGTCGTCCTCTGATCGAAGCCCTGCGCACTGCCGCCGCACTGGGCGCTGCAGCCGTCCTCCGGCCGGTCGCCGGTGAGGTCGACCTGCCCGCCTACCACCGATTCCTGAACGGAGCCTCCGCATGA
- a CDS encoding SIS domain-containing protein: protein MWRAAAALAPSAALPQPGERVAVVGCGTSWFIAMSYAVAREQRGHGITDAFAGSEYPASREYDRVVAISRSGTTTEIIDLLTALPAQRTVLITAVGDSPAAAQADEVVELSFADEQSVVQTRFATTALALLRAGLGDDIDQLAAACSEALAEPIDDLIDAEQVTFVGRGPAVGLACEAALKTREAAQFWAESYPAMDYRHGPIAIAQPGRLVWSLGEPPAGLADEVARTGARFVHHDLDPLAALVVAQRFAVALAARRGLNPDRPRSLTRSVILV, encoded by the coding sequence ATGTGGCGCGCGGCAGCTGCCCTCGCCCCGTCAGCAGCCCTGCCCCAGCCAGGCGAACGAGTGGCGGTCGTCGGCTGCGGCACCAGCTGGTTCATCGCGATGAGCTACGCCGTCGCCCGCGAACAACGCGGCCACGGGATCACCGACGCCTTCGCCGGCTCGGAGTATCCGGCGTCGCGCGAATACGACCGCGTCGTCGCGATCTCCCGCTCCGGCACCACGACCGAGATCATCGACCTGCTCACCGCCCTGCCCGCGCAGCGCACCGTGCTGATCACCGCGGTCGGCGACAGCCCCGCGGCCGCGCAGGCGGACGAGGTCGTCGAACTTTCCTTCGCCGACGAGCAATCCGTCGTGCAAACGCGGTTCGCCACCACCGCGCTCGCCCTGCTGCGCGCGGGCCTGGGCGACGACATCGACCAGCTCGCCGCGGCCTGCTCCGAGGCGCTGGCCGAACCGATCGACGACCTGATCGACGCCGAACAGGTCACCTTCGTCGGCCGCGGCCCCGCCGTCGGCCTGGCCTGCGAAGCCGCGCTGAAAACCCGCGAGGCCGCACAGTTCTGGGCCGAGTCCTACCCCGCCATGGACTACCGCCACGGCCCGATCGCGATCGCTCAACCAGGCCGTCTCGTCTGGTCGCTGGGCGAGCCGCCTGCCGGACTCGCGGACGAGGTCGCCCGCACCGGCGCCCGATTCGTGCACCACGACCTCGACCCGCTGGCCGCACTCGTGGTCGCGCAACGCTTCGCCGTCGCACTGGCCGCCCGGCGCGGCCTGAACCCCGACCGCCCGCGCTCGCTGACGCGCTCGGTCATCCTCGTCTGA
- a CDS encoding DeoR/GlpR family DNA-binding transcription regulator, protein MTPQQRLNALLELVSERGNVTVSEIGAALDVSPATARRDLTILVDQRLITRTHGGAAALGTGYELPLQYKIARQAEAKTAIAARAADLVQPGETVGINGGTTTTEVARALGKSERFVRTDGEPGLTVVTNALNIAYELSVRAQVKIVVTGGVARRQSYELIGSLVSDALSGFALDTVILGVDGLSAQYGATTLHEGEAEVSRHFSQVARRVIAVADATKLAKPTFARICRLDAIDVLATDSEVPASFAADLAAASVELVIAS, encoded by the coding sequence ATGACGCCCCAGCAACGCTTGAACGCCCTGCTCGAATTGGTGAGCGAACGGGGCAACGTCACGGTTTCGGAGATCGGCGCCGCGCTCGACGTCTCCCCCGCGACCGCGCGACGGGACTTGACAATCCTCGTCGACCAGCGGCTGATCACCCGCACCCACGGCGGGGCCGCCGCGCTGGGCACCGGCTACGAACTGCCGCTGCAGTACAAGATCGCCCGGCAGGCCGAGGCGAAGACCGCGATCGCCGCCCGCGCCGCCGACCTGGTACAGCCGGGGGAAACCGTGGGCATCAACGGCGGCACCACGACCACCGAGGTCGCCCGCGCGCTGGGCAAGAGCGAGCGGTTCGTCCGCACCGACGGCGAACCGGGGCTGACCGTCGTCACCAACGCGCTCAACATCGCCTACGAGCTGTCCGTCCGCGCGCAGGTCAAGATCGTCGTGACCGGAGGCGTCGCGCGGCGCCAGTCCTATGAACTGATCGGCTCGCTCGTCTCGGACGCGCTCTCGGGGTTCGCGCTCGACACGGTCATCCTCGGCGTCGACGGCCTGAGCGCGCAGTACGGCGCGACCACGCTGCACGAGGGAGAAGCCGAGGTCAGCAGACACTTCAGCCAGGTCGCGCGGCGCGTGATCGCGGTGGCGGACGCGACGAAGCTGGCCAAGCCGACGTTCGCCCGCATCTGCCGGCTCGACGCGATCGACGTCCTCGCCACCGACTCCGAGGTGCCCGCTTCGTTCGCCGCCGACCTGGCCGCGGCCTCGGTGGAGCTCGTCATCGCCAGCTGA